In Lemur catta isolate mLemCat1 chromosome 1, mLemCat1.pri, whole genome shotgun sequence, one DNA window encodes the following:
- the KLHL28 gene encoding kelch-like protein 28 codes for MDHTSPTYMLANLTHLHSEQLLQGLNLLRQHHELCDIILRVGDVKIHAHKVVLASISPYFKAMFTGNLSEKENSEVEFQCIDETALQAIVEYAYTGTVFISQDTVESLLPAANLLQIKLVLKECCAFLESQLDPGNCIGISRFAETYGCHDLYLAATKYICQNFEAVCQTEEFFELTHADLDEIVSNDCLNVATEETVFYALESWIKYDVQERQKYLAQLLNSVRLPLLSVKFLTRLYEANHLIRDDRTCKHLLNEALKYHFMPEHRLSHQTVLMTRPRCAPKVLCAVGGKSGLFACLDSVEMYFPQNDSWIGLAPLNIPRYEFGICVLDQKVYVIGGIETNVRPGVTIRKHENSVECWNPDTNTWTSLERMNESRSTLGVVVLAGELYALGGYDGQSYLQSVEKYIPKIRKWEPVAPMTTTRSCFAAAVLDGMIYAIGGYGPAHMNSVERYDPSKDSWEMVASMADKRIHFGVGVMLGFIFVVGGHNGVSHLSSIERYDPHQNQWTVCRPMKEPRTGVGAAVIDNYLYVVGGHSGSSYLNTVQKYDPISDTWLDSAGMIYCRCNFGLTAL; via the exons atGGACCACACATCCCCGACCTACATGCTTGCTAATTTAACCCACTTACATTCTGAACAACTTCTACAGGGCTTGAATCTTCTTCGCCAGCATCACGAACTCTGTGACATCATTCTTCGAGTAGGTGATGTTAAAATTCATGCTCACAAAGTGGTACTTGCCAGCATCAGCCCGTATTTCAAAGCTATGTTCACTGGAAACCTTTCTGAAAAAGAGAACAGTGAAGTTGAGTTTCAGTGCATTGATGAAACTGCTCTTCAGGCTATTGTGGAGTATGCCTATACAGggactgtttttatttctcaggaTACAGTTGAATCTCTCCTGCCAGCAGCAAACCTCCTCCAGATAAAACTTGTCCTGAAAGAATGTTGTGCATTTCTTGAAAGCCAACTTGATCCTGGTAATTGTATTGGAATTTCTCGTTTTGCAGAAACATATGGTTGTCACGACCTTTATTTGGCAGCCACTAAATACATATGCCAGAATTTTGAAGCTGTTTGCCAGACTGAAGAATTTTTTGAGCTTACACATGCTGATTTGGATGAAATTGTTTCCAATGACTGTTTGAATGTAGCTACTGAAGAGACTGTTTTTTATGCATTAGAGTCTTGGATCAAGTATGATGTACAAGAACGCCAGAAATACTTAGCGCAGCTGCTAAACAGTGTACGATTACCATTGTTGAGTGTTAAGTTTCTCACTAGACTATATGAAGCAAATCATCTTATTCGTGATGATCGCACTTGTAAACATCTTTTGAATGAAGCCCTAAAGTACCACTTTATGCCTGAACATAGACTCTCTCATCAGACAGTCTTGATGACACGACCTCGCTGTGCTCCCAAAGTACTTTGTGCAGTAGGAGGGAAATCTGGACTCTTTGCCTGTTTGGATAG cGTGGAGATGTACTTTCCTCAGAATGACTCTTGGATTGGCTTGGCACCCCTAAACATTCCTCGCTATGAATTTGGAATATGCGTCTTAGACCAAAAAGTGTATGTTATAGGTGGTATTGAAACTAATGTGCGTCCTGGTGTCACTatcagaaaacatgaaaattcaGTGGAATGCTGGAATCCTGATACAAATACCTGGACTTCTctagagagaatgaatgagagcCGAAGTACCCTTGGAGTAGTAGTCCTTGCAGGAGAACTCTATGCTTTAGGTGGTTATGATGGGCAATCTTATTTACAATCTGTAGAGAAGTATATtcccaaaataagaaaatgggaaCCTGTGGCACCAATGACTACAACAAGAAGTTGTTTTGCTGCAGCTGTATTGGATGGAATGATATATGCCATTGGTGGATATGGTCCTGCCCACATGAATAg TGTGGAGCGTTATGATCCCAgtaaggactcctgggagatggTTGCATCCATGGCAGATAAAAGGATTCACTTTGGTGTGGGTGTCATGCTAGGCTTTATTTTTGTGGTGGGTGGACATAATGGTGTCTCACACTTGTCAAGCATTGAAAGATATGACCCTCATCAAAATCAGTGGACTGTGTGTAGGCCCATGAAAGAACCCAGAACag GAGTTGGTGCCGCAGTAATCGATAACTACCTTTATGTAGTTGGTGGTCACTCAGGGTCTTCCTATCTGAATACAGTGCAGAAATATGACCCTATCTCAGATACGTGGCTGGATTCAGCTGGCATGATATACTGTCGCTGCAACTTTGGATTAACTGCACTTTGA